Proteins encoded in a region of the Coffea eugenioides isolate CCC68of chromosome 4, Ceug_1.0, whole genome shotgun sequence genome:
- the LOC113768378 gene encoding uncharacterized protein LOC113768378, whose protein sequence is MKRASVNLQECNGVDEEANRARLKHQALLREYLQLQKEFVSKKRKFQTAEQKRDNLVAIVKFLRRKRRYLLNCQHTPAELGSDLVDLQNVDTERAMLEEERKHATSETAVRYEEALGGRGLGEQVVREASRTEKMPRKYFIDAKGLGKKKISWRDQLTVKA, encoded by the exons ATGAAAAGGGCTTCCGTAAATTTGCAAGAATGTAATGGTGTGGATGAGGAGGCTAATCGGGCAAGGCTCAAGCATCAAGCCCTCTTGAGAGAATACTTGCAACTGCAAAAG GAATTTGTTTCAAAGAAGAGGAAGTTTCAGACTGCAGAGCAGAAGAGAGACAACCTTGTCGCTATAGTCAA GTTTTTGAGACGAAAGCGGAGATATTTGTTGAACTGTCAACATACGCCTGCTGAACTGGGAAGCGATCTCGTTGACTTGCAAAATGTGGATACAGAAAGAGCAATGCTTGAAGAGGAAAGAAAGCATGCTACCAGTGAAACGGCAGTG AGATATGAAGAGGCATTGGGAGGAAGAGGACTAGGTGAACAAGTTGTTAGAGAGGCATCAAGAACAGAGAAGATGCCAAGGAAATACTTTATTGACGCTAAAGGACTCGGCAAGAAGAAAATCTCATGGCGTGATCAACTGACTGTTAAGGCATAA